A single region of the Asterias amurensis chromosome 19, ASM3211899v1 genome encodes:
- the LOC139951848 gene encoding snaclec agkisacutacin subunit A-like, with product MLSFAAWAGIISLCFSILSGIQAICPSGWLTWQNSCYILLPQKMTWFDAKMVCDRPGSSMIVPNTHSEHDFIWHELGANKGDNLGLWIGCRRVQEADTVCSDNNNNNNLQFKNWAQGQPDKGNEECIRMAHTFGGKWGDSNCTLDKFAACEMSVPEPEYCLTAEDYGRFTPQCLLNHDIKNLTANGVIGCGQACWAEPRCHSFNLWQKGKICQLNNASRLQADVADIKIIEGCSFFEL from the coding sequence ATGTTAAGTTTTGCGGCTTGGGCAGGCATTATCTCCCTTTGTTTTAGCATCTTGAGTGGAATTCAAGCGATATGTCCATCCGGCTGGCTGACTTGGCAAAACTCCTGCTACATCTTACTGCCTCAGAAGATGACTTGGTTCGATGCTAAGATGGTTTGTGACCGACCGGGCAGCAGCATGATCGTCCCAAACACGCACTCGGAACACGATTTTATTTGGCATGAACTTGGCGCCAACAAAGGTGACAATTTGGGACTTTGGATCGGCTGTAGAAGAGTTCAAGAGGCCGATACAGTGTGCTCggataacaacaacaacaacaatcttCAATTCAAGAACTGGGCCCAGGGTCAGCCCGACAAGGGCAATGAAGAGTGCATAAGAATGGCACATACATTTGGTGGTAAATGGGGAGACTCTAACTGCACTTTGGACAAATTTGCTGCTTGTGAAATGAGCGTTCCTGAACCCGAGTACTGCCTGACGGCTGAAGATTACGGTCGCTTCACACCACAGTGTCTGCTCAACCATGACATCAAGAACCTGACAGCCAATGGAGTCATTGGGTGTGGTCAGGCGTGCTGGGCGGAGCCTCGATGCCACTCCTTCAATCTCTGGCAGAAGGGTAAGATCTGCCAGCTTAACAACGCATCCCGTCTGCAGGCTGACGTCGCCGATATCAAGATCATAGAGGGCTGTTCGTTCTTTGAGTTGTGA